A single window of Acidobacteriota bacterium DNA harbors:
- a CDS encoding hydantoinase B/oxoprolinase family protein — protein sequence MDSIKLEIYRSLYTSVAEEMGVSLRRTAFSPNIKERRDYSCAVFDRRGRIIAQGDHMPVHLGSMPMSVKAAIENCQMQFGDVVILNDPYAGGTHLPDVTMVAPVFATGRRGDRATGRINADSPGLSVPPSPRLLFFVANRAHHADIGGATPGSMGAATEIYQEGIRIPPIRIVRGGELDREVFNLLLANVRGRDEREGDFAAQLGALRVGGERLQEMVERYGFAEADEYAGHLVEYAARRVCRTLEALPDGVYEAEDFLDDDGETDKPVRIAVKIEIRGDQAKVDFTGSSKQVRGPINAVEAIAVSAVYYVFRCLIPGDVPASAGIIEPIAIVAPSGTIVNALPPAPVAGGNVETSQRIVDVLLKALSQAAPHLIPAASQGTMNNLTIGGWDARLGKEFAYYETVCGGMGARPTEDGISAVHTHMTNSLNTPVEALEYAYPLRIRRYAIRRNSGGRGRTRGGDGAIREIELLADAKVSLLSDRRKFAPYGLHGGEEGKCGRTYLITAAANGQKGKPKKKKLPAKFSISGKVGDRIVIETPGGGGCGTE from the coding sequence ATGGATTCCATCAAACTCGAAATCTACCGCTCACTCTACACATCCGTCGCCGAAGAAATGGGTGTCAGTCTGCGCCGGACGGCGTTTTCGCCAAACATCAAGGAGCGGCGTGATTATTCCTGCGCGGTGTTCGACCGTCGAGGTCGCATCATCGCGCAGGGCGATCACATGCCCGTGCATCTGGGTTCAATGCCGATGTCCGTCAAAGCGGCGATTGAAAATTGCCAGATGCAATTCGGCGATGTTGTCATTTTGAATGATCCTTATGCCGGAGGCACGCATTTGCCGGACGTGACGATGGTCGCCCCTGTTTTTGCGACGGGGAGACGCGGAGACAGGGCGACCGGGCGAATCAATGCAGATTCCCCCGGTCTCTCCGTCCCCCCGTCCCCTCGTCTTCTGTTTTTCGTGGCCAATCGCGCTCACCACGCAGACATCGGTGGAGCCACGCCGGGTTCGATGGGCGCGGCGACGGAAATTTACCAGGAAGGCATTCGCATTCCGCCGATTCGCATCGTTCGCGGAGGCGAATTGGATCGCGAAGTGTTCAACCTGTTGCTGGCCAATGTGCGCGGACGCGATGAGCGCGAAGGCGATTTTGCCGCGCAGCTCGGCGCGTTGCGCGTCGGCGGCGAAAGGTTGCAGGAAATGGTCGAACGATACGGGTTTGCCGAAGCCGACGAATATGCCGGGCATCTGGTTGAATATGCCGCGCGAAGAGTTTGCCGCACGCTGGAAGCTTTGCCGGATGGCGTTTACGAAGCCGAAGATTTTCTGGATGACGACGGCGAAACGGACAAACCCGTTCGGATTGCCGTGAAAATTGAAATTCGCGGCGACCAGGCCAAGGTGGATTTCACAGGGAGTTCCAAACAGGTTCGCGGCCCGATCAACGCCGTCGAAGCCATCGCGGTGTCGGCGGTGTATTACGTGTTTCGCTGCCTGATTCCCGGAGACGTTCCGGCCAGCGCCGGAATCATCGAACCGATTGCAATCGTCGCCCCCAGCGGAACCATCGTCAACGCCTTGCCTCCTGCGCCCGTTGCTGGCGGAAACGTCGAAACGTCCCAGCGCATTGTGGATGTGCTGCTCAAAGCATTATCACAGGCCGCGCCGCATCTGATTCCGGCGGCTTCGCAAGGAACGATGAACAACCTGACCATTGGCGGCTGGGACGCGCGCCTGGGAAAAGAGTTTGCGTATTACGAAACGGTTTGCGGCGGCATGGGCGCTCGGCCAACCGAGGACGGGATTTCCGCCGTTCACACGCACATGACCAATTCGCTGAACACGCCGGTTGAGGCGCTGGAATATGCATATCCGCTCAGAATTCGCCGGTACGCCATTCGTCGAAACTCCGGCGGACGCGGTCGCACGCGCGGAGGCGATGGCGCAATCCGCGAAATCGAACTGTTGGCCGATGCCAAAGTTTCTCTGCTCTCTGACCGGCGAAAATTTGCTCCTTACGGATTGCACGGCGGCGAAGAAGGCAAATGCGGTCGGACGTATTTGATCACCGCCGCAGCGAACGGCCAAAAAGGAAAACCCAAAAAGAAAAAACTTCCCGCCAAGTTTTCCATCTCGGGCAAAGTGGGCGACCGCATCGTGATTGAGACTCCAGGTGGCGGCGGATGCGGCACGGAATGA
- a CDS encoding HEAT repeat domain-containing protein: MCCLVILVGVAAGQASSSSPIRALPFYEQCQNLADTNSAAPDAIAALKDKDSQKRIQAAEALAKQCDSRATSALLTVAKDDADTNVRIAAIEALGKLGDQEAIDPLIELIEGADWPMRMALIRTLASFQVYRSNNAVLNLLTNPGDKKITEESDLRVRCFGILMVNQMRDVRFSRKAIGFLFMFQEHRLPEFRRIAEETGLELRNTRNGFHEMAAILKQHNIPDFRRKAAYWLGKFGIEEARAALEEAAANDRDPSVKTAAQTALKSIR, from the coding sequence ATGTGTTGCCTTGTGATCTTGGTTGGCGTGGCTGCTGGCCAAGCTTCTTCATCATCGCCAATTCGCGCACTGCCGTTTTACGAACAATGCCAAAATCTTGCTGACACAAACTCTGCCGCGCCAGATGCGATTGCAGCGCTAAAAGACAAAGACTCGCAAAAACGAATCCAGGCTGCGGAAGCTTTGGCAAAGCAGTGTGATTCGCGCGCGACTTCGGCGCTGCTCACTGTCGCCAAAGACGATGCAGACACAAACGTGCGCATCGCGGCCATCGAAGCCTTGGGAAAACTCGGCGACCAGGAAGCGATTGATCCGCTGATCGAATTGATCGAAGGCGCGGATTGGCCAATGCGCATGGCATTGATCCGAACCCTGGCTTCGTTTCAGGTGTACCGGTCAAACAACGCCGTATTGAACCTGTTGACCAATCCCGGCGACAAAAAAATTACCGAAGAAAGCGATTTGCGCGTTCGCTGTTTTGGAATTTTGATGGTCAATCAAATGCGCGACGTTCGGTTTTCGCGCAAAGCCATCGGCTTTCTCTTTATGTTTCAGGAACATCGGCTTCCCGAATTTCGCAGAATTGCGGAAGAAACCGGACTGGAATTGCGAAATACGCGCAATGGGTTTCACGAAATGGCTGCCATTTTGAAGCAACACAATATCCCGGATTTTCGCCGCAAAGCCGCGTACTGGTTGGGCAAATTTGGAATCGAAGAAGCGCGCGCCGCATTGGAAGAGGCCGCCGCCAATGACAGAGACCCGAGCGTCAAAACGGCGGCGCAAACTGCTTTGAAAAGTATTCGATAG
- a CDS encoding BON domain-containing protein — protein MTYKSDEELQSEVMFQLGWDSRIKQTEIGVTIHRGIVTLTGKVDTYAKKLAAQQAAHRVKGVLDVVNDVEVQIPGSMHRTDEEIAKAVRHALEWNVLVLADNIHSTVANGWVTLEGEAEYYRERMDAERIVSQLPGVRGVTNKIQVSLPVEPERIKFLIEDVLERRADREADRIRVKVAAGQVTLTGAVNSWEEKKAILGAISHTPGVANVHDHLFIDPYHLRFEKAQV, from the coding sequence ATGACATACAAATCAGACGAAGAACTCCAAAGTGAGGTAATGTTCCAGCTAGGCTGGGATTCGCGCATAAAACAGACCGAAATCGGTGTGACAATTCATCGGGGGATTGTGACCCTAACCGGCAAGGTTGACACCTACGCCAAAAAGCTGGCTGCGCAGCAGGCAGCTCATCGGGTAAAAGGGGTATTGGATGTGGTCAACGATGTCGAAGTTCAGATTCCCGGAAGCATGCATCGCACAGATGAAGAAATTGCCAAAGCCGTTCGGCACGCCCTGGAATGGAATGTTCTGGTTTTGGCCGATAACATCCATTCAACGGTGGCAAATGGATGGGTGACATTGGAAGGAGAAGCAGAGTATTACCGCGAACGAATGGATGCCGAGCGCATCGTTTCGCAATTGCCCGGCGTGCGCGGCGTTACCAACAAGATTCAGGTTTCCCTGCCGGTCGAACCGGAACGCATCAAGTTTTTGATTGAGGATGTTTTGGAACGTCGTGCTGATCGCGAAGCAGATCGCATCCGGGTCAAAGTGGCCGCTGGTCAGGTGACGTTGACCGGCGCGGTTAATTCATGGGAGGAAAAGAAGGCGATTCTCGGCGCTATCAGCCATACGCCCGGCGTAGCAAACGTTCACGATCATTTGTTTATTGACCCTTACCACTTGCGTTTTGAAAAAGCGCAAGTCTGA